From Virgibacillus ihumii, the proteins below share one genomic window:
- a CDS encoding FtsX-like permease family protein gives MKISQLIYRNLRKNLKTYYLYVFALIFSVALYFAFVTLQYDPSMDTAKGSIKGAAGLRAASVLLIAIVGVFLLYANSLFIKRRSKEIGLFQLVGFTKGKIFQILTVENLVLYFGSMLIGIFLGFASSKLFLMVIMQLTGIQGVAQLHFSGSALSQTLIVFAAIYCLIMLMNFIFIKRQSILALFQVKSASEGNIKKLSWFQMAIGILGLVLIIFGYYLSTRLFSGGFAGTMGLFFVMIAILGSVILGTYLFYKGSVSFIFYLIRKKKNGYLSIKEVLSLSSIMFRMKSNALLLTVITTVSALAIGLASLSYISYYSVEQTAEERVPNDFGIANEENAEKFQQMLDDHGINYEISHVDFFQATANITDILESVPKSQTFNPGITHMAVVSDEKIEEVNVSKDETVFVNPSGLLKKAMSFKDNGKMTLSGQNNTIRLKYKGMKDIQVLPTIIAGGGFPAAVVDKTVYQKLEDDIDPSIKSEYSTYFGFDVQHDISKANELFQQKFGEKYGHSSQLEISNSLKQNMGFTIFIVGFLALAFLITSGCILYFKQMTESEEEKPNYTILRKLGFTQDDLLKGIRVKQILNFGIPLVVGLVHSYFAVKSGWFLFGTELWTPMIAVMVLYAILYSIFGILSVQYYRKIIKASL, from the coding sequence ATGAAAATTAGTCAGCTCATCTACCGCAATCTGCGCAAGAATCTCAAGACGTACTATCTGTATGTATTTGCTCTAATTTTCAGTGTCGCGCTTTATTTTGCATTTGTAACACTACAGTATGATCCTTCCATGGATACTGCAAAAGGATCAATTAAAGGTGCAGCCGGACTGAGAGCCGCTTCTGTTTTGCTGATTGCGATTGTCGGTGTCTTTCTGCTGTATGCAAACAGCCTGTTTATCAAACGGCGGAGCAAAGAAATCGGGCTGTTCCAATTAGTCGGATTTACGAAGGGAAAAATCTTTCAAATCCTGACGGTGGAAAATCTCGTTCTGTATTTTGGCTCGATGCTGATTGGAATTTTTCTGGGATTCGCTTCTTCCAAACTGTTTCTGATGGTTATTATGCAGCTAACCGGCATTCAGGGGGTTGCCCAACTGCATTTTTCCGGGTCGGCGCTCAGCCAGACACTAATTGTTTTCGCGGCCATTTACTGTCTGATCATGCTGATGAATTTTATATTTATCAAACGGCAGAGTATCCTGGCACTCTTTCAGGTCAAGTCAGCATCAGAAGGAAATATTAAAAAGCTGTCATGGTTTCAAATGGCCATCGGCATATTGGGTCTGGTTCTGATTATATTTGGATACTATCTGTCCACTAGACTGTTTAGCGGTGGTTTTGCAGGAACGATGGGGTTATTTTTTGTCATGATTGCCATACTTGGCTCGGTCATCCTAGGAACATATCTTTTTTACAAAGGATCCGTAAGCTTTATCTTTTACCTGATCCGAAAAAAGAAAAACGGTTATTTATCGATAAAAGAAGTATTGTCCCTGTCATCGATTATGTTCCGGATGAAATCAAATGCCCTGCTGCTGACGGTCATTACCACTGTATCGGCGCTGGCTATCGGACTGGCATCATTAAGCTATATTTCCTATTATTCAGTGGAACAAACAGCTGAGGAACGGGTACCAAATGATTTTGGCATTGCGAATGAAGAGAATGCGGAGAAGTTTCAGCAAATGCTGGATGATCACGGGATTAATTATGAAATAAGCCACGTTGACTTTTTCCAAGCCACGGCAAATATTACGGATATACTTGAATCCGTACCGAAAAGTCAAACGTTCAATCCCGGTATAACACACATGGCGGTAGTCAGCGATGAGAAGATTGAAGAAGTCAATGTTTCAAAGGATGAAACGGTATTCGTTAATCCAAGCGGATTATTGAAGAAGGCTATGTCTTTTAAAGATAATGGAAAGATGACCTTATCCGGACAAAACAACACCATCCGTCTAAAATACAAAGGAATGAAAGACATCCAGGTTTTGCCGACGATAATAGCAGGCGGCGGATTCCCGGCGGCAGTCGTCGATAAAACTGTCTATCAAAAATTGGAAGATGATATTGATCCATCGATAAAAAGTGAGTATTCCACATATTTTGGGTTCGATGTTCAACATGATATAAGTAAAGCGAACGAACTTTTCCAACAGAAGTTTGGAGAAAAGTACGGCCACAGCTCACAATTGGAGATAAGCAATTCCTTAAAGCAAAATATGGGATTCACCATTTTTATCGTCGGATTTCTTGCACTTGCATTTCTGATTACATCCGGCTGTATTCTGTACTTCAAGCAAATGACCGAGAGTGAAGAGGAAAAGCCGAATTACACAATTCTGCGAAAGCTCGGTTTCACGCAGGACGACTTGCTGAAAGGAATTAGGGTCAAGCAGATTCTCAATTTTGGGATCCCGCTGGTCGTCGGCTTGGTACACAGTTATTTTGCGGTAAAATCAGGCTGGTTCCTGTTTGGAACGGAACTTTGGACGCCAATGATTGCCGTGATGGTTTTATATGCTATTCTGTACTCCATCTTCGGAATACTGTCGGTGCAATATTACAGGAAGATTATAAAGGCATCATTATAA
- a CDS encoding sensor histidine kinase, whose product MITSYLKERRSWILLIIILQGITLFIAAIDPTIPFRSSLYIVFISLIVFTIFFITRYRKETSFYQSLHNWDKTYDLATIESAESPFEKIVEEGMTLQTKQYTKNISENRQSVEQEKDDLMSWIHDVKTPLTAMHLKLERIEDSTLKSQLMYEWLRIHLLLDRQLHQKRIPFVHNDLYMETVQLESLIHREIRDLQSWCIQKGIGFDISIDVPSITSDAKWLSFIVRQLLTNALKYSEASEITIQSFIEDDLVKLAIKDQGRGIDAKDMPRIFDKGFTSTIDHDNSSSTGMGLYLTKRVADVMHIHIDVQSKPGKGTTFTLTFPNKNEFLSITDM is encoded by the coding sequence ATGATTACAAGCTACCTGAAAGAACGGCGCAGCTGGATTTTGTTGATTATCATCCTTCAGGGAATTACGTTATTTATTGCAGCGATCGATCCGACCATCCCGTTCAGGTCCAGCCTGTATATCGTGTTTATTTCGCTGATTGTGTTTACCATCTTTTTCATCACTCGATACCGAAAAGAAACAAGCTTCTATCAAAGCCTTCACAATTGGGACAAAACGTATGACCTGGCGACCATAGAATCTGCTGAAAGTCCATTTGAAAAAATCGTTGAAGAAGGTATGACGCTTCAAACAAAACAATACACAAAGAATATTTCGGAAAACCGCCAGAGTGTTGAACAGGAGAAAGATGACCTCATGTCCTGGATTCATGATGTAAAAACGCCATTAACCGCGATGCATCTGAAGCTGGAACGAATAGAAGACTCAACGTTAAAATCTCAGCTCATGTATGAATGGCTCCGGATTCATCTGCTGCTGGACCGGCAGCTCCATCAAAAGCGAATACCGTTTGTACATAATGACCTGTACATGGAAACCGTCCAACTGGAATCACTGATCCATCGTGAAATCAGAGACTTGCAATCATGGTGTATCCAAAAAGGCATTGGTTTTGACATATCCATTGACGTTCCTTCCATTACCAGTGATGCTAAATGGCTCAGCTTTATTGTCAGGCAGCTGTTGACTAACGCACTGAAATACAGTGAGGCATCGGAAATCACGATTCAGTCGTTTATAGAGGATGATCTCGTCAAGCTGGCAATCAAAGACCAGGGCCGCGGCATTGACGCCAAAGACATGCCGCGGATTTTTGACAAAGGGTTCACCTCTACAATCGATCACGACAACAGTTCATCAACAGGGATGGGATTATACTTAACCAAAAGAGTTGCTGATGTCATGCACATTCATATTGACGTACAGTCTAAACCGGGAAAAGGCACAACATTTACACTTACCTTCCCAAACAAGAATGAATTTCTCAGCATTACAGACATGTGA
- a CDS encoding response regulator transcription factor encodes MSKILLIEDDRTLFEEIRDRLSQWSFEVHGIKDFGNVIREFTTVKPDLVIIDITLPKFDGFHWCRLIRAHSNVPIIFLSSRDHPTDMVMSMQMGADDFIQKPFHFDVLIAKVQAILRRVYNYNTENTIELRTWCGASVDYAKNTVANDAGEVELTKNEMFILKVLIEHKNQIVSREKLIQYLWDDERFVSDNTLTVNVNRLRKKLGELHLGKYIETKVGQGYIALEGESS; translated from the coding sequence ATGTCTAAAATTCTACTGATTGAAGATGACAGGACGCTTTTTGAGGAGATCCGTGACAGGTTATCTCAATGGTCCTTTGAGGTGCATGGGATTAAGGATTTTGGCAATGTCATCAGGGAGTTTACCACCGTCAAACCTGACTTGGTCATCATCGATATTACATTGCCCAAATTTGACGGTTTCCATTGGTGCCGGCTCATCCGTGCCCATTCCAATGTGCCGATCATTTTTCTGTCATCACGCGATCACCCGACAGATATGGTCATGTCCATGCAAATGGGAGCGGATGACTTCATTCAAAAACCATTCCATTTTGATGTGCTAATTGCCAAGGTGCAGGCCATCCTGCGCCGGGTATATAACTACAATACGGAAAATACAATCGAACTCAGAACATGGTGCGGCGCGAGCGTTGACTATGCGAAAAATACCGTTGCAAATGATGCGGGTGAAGTGGAGCTGACCAAGAATGAGATGTTTATTTTAAAAGTCCTGATTGAACATAAAAATCAAATTGTCAGCAGGGAAAAATTAATACAATACCTTTGGGATGATGAACGGTTTGTAAGTGATAATACATTAACCGTCAATGTCAACCGGCTGCGGAAAAAACTCGGGGAACTCCACCTCGGCAAGTATATCGAAACGAAGGTCGGGCAGGGCTATATTGCATTGGAGGGAGAATCTTCATGA
- the mqo gene encoding malate dehydrogenase (quinone), whose protein sequence is MGSKQYSADVILVGAGIMSATLATLLKELAPDMKIIVYEKLNEAGEESSNEWNNAGTGHSALCELNYTKEKPDGSIDTSKATTVNEQFRVTKQFWAHLVQQKLLKNPGNFIKPLPHMSMVQGEDSVNFLKKRFAALSDNPLFEGMEFSEDPETLMEWFPLIMQDRTSDEPIAATKIDSGTDVNFGALTRKLFEHLEQTDVEVNYGHTVDDITQMDDGTWEVKVHSDEKIEHRTARFVFIGAGGGVLPLLQKTGIPESKHLGGFPVSGLFMVCNNPDVIEQHHAKVYSKAAVGAPPMSVPHLDTRFIENKKSLLFGPFAGFSPKFLKTGSNMDLFGSVKPYNVLTMLASGAKNIPLTKYLVEQLMLSKEQRMEELRAFIPNAKSADWDLVVAGQRVQVIKDTEGGGKGTLQFGTELISSSDGSIAALLGASPGASTAVPIMLEILAKCFPQQMEEWEPKIKEMIPSYGKSLKDNPELLQKTNAMTAEALGLNENTVQKA, encoded by the coding sequence ATGGGTAGCAAACAATACAGCGCAGACGTTATCTTAGTCGGTGCCGGAATTATGAGTGCAACCTTGGCGACACTGCTGAAGGAATTGGCACCGGATATGAAGATTATCGTGTATGAGAAACTTAATGAAGCAGGCGAGGAAAGTTCAAACGAATGGAATAACGCGGGTACGGGCCATTCTGCATTGTGTGAACTCAACTATACGAAGGAAAAGCCAGATGGATCGATTGATACCAGCAAAGCAACAACAGTTAACGAACAGTTCCGGGTCACCAAGCAATTTTGGGCGCATCTTGTACAGCAGAAATTGCTCAAAAATCCCGGGAATTTTATTAAGCCTTTGCCGCATATGAGCATGGTACAAGGGGAAGACAGTGTAAACTTTTTAAAGAAACGTTTTGCGGCGTTGTCGGATAATCCGTTATTTGAAGGGATGGAGTTTTCCGAGGATCCGGAAACACTGATGGAGTGGTTTCCACTTATTATGCAGGACCGTACATCGGACGAACCGATTGCCGCAACAAAAATCGACTCCGGAACGGACGTTAATTTTGGTGCGTTAACACGCAAATTGTTTGAACACTTGGAGCAGACCGATGTGGAAGTTAATTACGGGCATACGGTTGATGACATTACCCAAATGGACGATGGCACATGGGAAGTAAAAGTGCACAGTGACGAAAAAATTGAACATCGCACCGCACGATTTGTTTTCATCGGTGCCGGTGGAGGAGTATTGCCGTTACTGCAAAAAACCGGTATCCCTGAGTCGAAACATCTTGGCGGTTTTCCGGTGAGCGGACTGTTTATGGTGTGCAACAATCCGGATGTGATTGAGCAGCATCATGCGAAAGTGTACAGCAAAGCCGCAGTCGGTGCTCCGCCGATGTCCGTACCGCATCTGGACACACGCTTTATCGAAAATAAAAAGTCGCTGCTGTTTGGACCGTTTGCTGGTTTTTCACCGAAATTCCTCAAAACCGGTTCAAATATGGATTTATTTGGCTCAGTCAAGCCGTATAACGTGTTGACGATGCTGGCATCAGGAGCGAAAAATATTCCATTGACGAAATACTTAGTCGAGCAGCTGATGTTATCAAAAGAACAACGCATGGAAGAATTGCGTGCATTTATCCCGAATGCCAAGAGCGCGGATTGGGACTTGGTCGTAGCAGGTCAGCGTGTTCAGGTTATTAAGGATACTGAGGGCGGCGGCAAAGGAACGCTTCAGTTCGGCACAGAGCTTATCAGTTCATCTGACGGCTCAATTGCAGCGCTGCTTGGCGCTTCACCAGGTGCTTCAACTGCAGTTCCGATTATGCTGGAAATACTGGCGAAATGTTTCCCGCAGCAGATGGAGGAATGGGAACCAAAAATTAAAGAAATGATTCCTTCATATGGTAAATCATTAAAAGATAATCCGGAGCTTCTTCAGAAAACCAACGCAATGACTGCAGAAGCACTGGGTTTAAACGAAAATACAGTTCAAAAAGCATAA
- a CDS encoding fructose bisphosphate aldolase: MNQHQFEKIKNGKGFIAALDQSGGSTPKALAAYGIPESAYSNEDEMFDLVHEMRTRIITSPAFNSDKILGAILFEQTMDREIEGKYTGDYLADVKGVVPFLKVDKGLAEEKDGVQLMKPIDNLDDTLKRANERNIFGTKMRSVIKEANPEGIKAVVDQQFEIGHKIIDAGLVPIIEPEVDINSPEKEKSEELLKAEIKKHLDNLSDDQPVMLKLSIPTKTDMYKDLIDHPKVVRVVALSGGYSTEEANAKLKENDGLIASFSRALSQDLNADQTDEEFNKELADAVESIYQASV; the protein is encoded by the coding sequence ATGAATCAGCATCAATTTGAAAAAATCAAAAACGGAAAAGGTTTTATTGCGGCACTGGACCAAAGCGGCGGCAGTACACCTAAAGCACTGGCAGCGTATGGCATTCCGGAAAGTGCATATTCCAACGAGGATGAAATGTTCGATTTGGTTCATGAAATGCGGACTCGAATTATCACCTCACCTGCTTTTAATTCCGATAAAATTTTAGGTGCGATTTTGTTTGAACAAACAATGGACCGTGAAATTGAAGGCAAGTACACCGGTGATTATCTGGCAGACGTAAAAGGCGTTGTACCATTTTTGAAAGTGGACAAAGGGCTTGCTGAAGAAAAAGACGGCGTTCAACTGATGAAGCCGATTGATAATTTGGATGACACATTAAAGCGTGCCAATGAGCGGAATATTTTCGGTACCAAAATGCGCTCCGTCATCAAAGAAGCTAACCCGGAAGGCATCAAAGCTGTTGTCGATCAGCAGTTTGAAATTGGACATAAGATCATTGACGCAGGACTTGTTCCAATTATCGAACCGGAAGTGGACATTAACAGTCCGGAAAAAGAAAAAAGTGAGGAACTGCTGAAAGCGGAAATTAAAAAACACTTGGATAACCTTAGTGATGATCAGCCTGTCATGTTGAAACTATCCATCCCGACAAAGACAGACATGTACAAAGATCTGATTGATCATCCGAAAGTGGTTCGTGTTGTTGCACTTTCCGGCGGTTACTCCACCGAAGAAGCGAACGCAAAGCTCAAGGAAAACGACGGCCTGATCGCCAGCTTCTCCAGAGCACTGAGCCAGGATTTAAATGCGGATCAGACTGATGAAGAATTTAACAAGGAGCTTGCCGACGCAGTAGAGTCGATTTATCAGGCTTCTGTTTGA
- a CDS encoding TetR/AcrR family transcriptional regulator translates to MGLREQNKNKRYNSIIKTAEHLFIQTGPERVQMQDIADQEEIGIATLFRYFPKKDKLIVAAAVSIMEKEYTQFEILMNRDTTAIGKLELIFNHLIHIFLNPSKDAAKFIDSFESYAANSAEPLEDIDLYYAARGEISELFTMIIQEGKEDGSIRDDINTKENIVSIINSFGLFTRKLTVTNTASFFESDVESLKQLEIMKEIYLSYVKT, encoded by the coding sequence ATGGGATTACGGGAACAAAACAAAAATAAACGTTACAACAGCATCATCAAGACCGCGGAACATTTATTTATTCAAACCGGTCCGGAGCGTGTACAAATGCAGGATATTGCGGATCAGGAGGAAATCGGAATCGCAACGTTATTCCGATACTTTCCAAAAAAAGATAAACTGATTGTGGCAGCGGCTGTTTCCATCATGGAAAAAGAGTACACTCAATTTGAAATCTTGATGAACCGTGATACAACCGCGATTGGGAAATTGGAGCTGATTTTTAACCACCTGATTCATATCTTTCTGAACCCTTCGAAAGATGCTGCGAAGTTCATTGATTCGTTTGAAAGCTATGCTGCCAATTCCGCGGAACCGCTGGAAGACATTGATTTATATTACGCAGCCAGGGGGGAAATTTCGGAATTGTTCACGATGATTATTCAGGAGGGAAAGGAAGACGGCTCCATCCGCGACGATATCAATACAAAAGAGAATATCGTTTCCATCATCAACAGCTTTGGACTGTTCACACGGAAGCTGACCGTAACCAACACGGCAAGCTTTTTCGAATCGGATGTGGAGTCATTAAAGCAGTTGGAAATTATGAAGGAGATTTATCTATCCTACGTAAAGACTTAA
- a CDS encoding hexameric tyrosine-coordinated heme protein, with translation MSDWLTSLKTETPQEGFELAITLARKGVEYTQPSAAIRKKLRPKYARNADSLTMVSQVIAIHYQTVAAANNYWK, from the coding sequence ATGAGTGACTGGCTTACAAGCCTAAAAACGGAAACACCGCAGGAAGGATTTGAGTTGGCCATCACCTTGGCAAGGAAGGGCGTGGAATATACCCAGCCATCAGCAGCTATCAGAAAAAAGCTGCGGCCAAAGTATGCACGGAATGCGGATAGTCTGACAATGGTTTCACAAGTAATTGCCATTCACTATCAAACGGTAGCAGCTGCTAATAACTATTGGAAGTGA
- a CDS encoding ABC transporter ATP-binding protein, with translation MTVLNASKISKSYGNKFNRQEVLTGLDLQVNKGEFVSIMGASGSGKTTLLNVLSSIDKVSQGSIVINGNELTAMKNKQLAEFRKRHLGFIFQEYNLLDTLTVKENILLPLSIQKVSKKAADKMFQAIAAELGILDVQAKYPNEISGGQKQRTSAARAFIHDPSIIFADEPTGALDSKSASNLLDKLSELNEKRNATIVMVTHDPAAASYSSRAIFIKDGQIYTQLNRSDESRQSFFKDIIKTQGVLGGINYEN, from the coding sequence TTGACAGTACTGAACGCAAGCAAAATTTCAAAAAGCTATGGTAATAAATTTAACCGGCAGGAAGTATTAACTGGCCTGGATTTACAGGTCAATAAAGGTGAGTTTGTCAGTATTATGGGGGCATCGGGATCAGGCAAAACAACCTTACTGAATGTGCTTTCTTCGATTGACAAAGTTAGTCAGGGTTCCATCGTTATTAACGGCAACGAGCTGACAGCCATGAAAAACAAGCAGCTTGCCGAATTCCGGAAACGTCACCTCGGATTCATTTTCCAAGAGTATAATCTGCTGGACACATTAACGGTAAAAGAAAATATATTGCTGCCTTTATCGATCCAAAAAGTTTCCAAAAAGGCTGCTGATAAAATGTTTCAGGCTATCGCCGCTGAACTTGGTATTTTGGATGTTCAGGCTAAGTATCCGAATGAGATCTCAGGCGGACAAAAGCAGCGCACATCAGCAGCACGGGCTTTCATTCATGATCCGAGCATTATTTTTGCGGATGAACCAACAGGCGCACTGGATTCAAAATCCGCATCCAATCTTCTTGATAAATTAAGCGAGTTAAATGAAAAACGGAACGCGACAATCGTTATGGTTACACACGACCCTGCAGCAGCGAGCTATTCATCGCGAGCAATTTTTATTAAAGACGGACAAATTTATACGCAGCTGAATAGAAGTGATGAATCACGGCAGTCCTTTTTCAAAGACATCATCAAAACACAAGGCGTTCTTGGTGGGATAAACTATGAAAATTAG
- a CDS encoding TetR/AcrR family transcriptional regulator yields the protein MAPRMSEEHLQQRRADIMHAAIDVFIEQGYAHTTMKHVMDATGLSRGGLYRYFSNKEDLFEAIIEKQLSDAAANTEQLLRATESHWELLMQLMFGKSGNPDAEMDPLAPSKLEFFITGRNDGRRKAYAKKRYDLGVRIYRDVIKAGQDAGEFSNRYESDLLARSIITFIDGLALEDSILPDDDVQLEKQSGLFVDYLKMALDV from the coding sequence ATGGCTCCACGCATGAGCGAAGAACATCTGCAGCAACGACGGGCTGATATTATGCATGCCGCAATTGATGTTTTTATCGAACAGGGCTATGCACATACCACGATGAAACATGTTATGGATGCAACCGGTCTCAGTCGTGGCGGGCTTTATCGGTATTTTTCCAATAAAGAAGACTTATTCGAAGCCATTATTGAAAAGCAGCTTAGTGATGCAGCAGCGAATACAGAGCAATTACTGCGAGCGACTGAATCACACTGGGAACTGCTGATGCAGTTGATGTTCGGAAAAAGCGGAAATCCTGACGCTGAAATGGATCCACTCGCCCCAAGCAAGCTGGAATTTTTTATCACAGGCAGAAATGATGGGCGGCGAAAAGCTTATGCCAAAAAAAGGTATGATTTAGGAGTCCGCATTTATAGGGATGTTATTAAGGCCGGTCAGGATGCCGGTGAATTCAGCAATCGTTATGAAAGTGACCTGCTCGCACGTTCTATCATCACGTTTATCGATGGTCTGGCGCTTGAAGACTCCATTCTGCCGGATGATGATGTGCAGCTGGAAAAGCAGTCCGGCCTGTTCGTTGACTATTTGAAAATGGCTTTGGATGTATAA
- a CDS encoding MFS transporter — MRSLAKNKGYMTLMGAQAISSIGDWLSIVAIITLVGLKWNASPIQVSAVILCLAVPMALLGPVAGIVADRFSRKTIMIISDVVRAGLILVLTIASSLWMVYATLFTIGIFSAVFIPAKNGKLKEVVGENDMKGAMSITSMIDSTTKILGPLISGVLVAAFGSQQVFIIDSATFVVSAVLLLFLPNAVNIEHTEESEQTQESFKQEFAMGLSFIKSSRFMIVGLLMMGVSLLILQSADTQLIVLIRELTNPSPDLFGYLVTGSGAGMFLAGVMLAKKTDYRAYPLMLMGVCGIGLSFGIMGALTYYDLSYSIIWAPALGFTAGFSASLIFVPFQATVQVDTPVNMTGRVFGVINSVMTTATIIGPLLGGWMATVLGVIPTFIITAGMLVLVSLIGYFTRRKVDRGNSHGSTHERRTSAATTG, encoded by the coding sequence ATGAGAAGCTTAGCGAAGAACAAAGGGTATATGACGTTGATGGGCGCGCAGGCGATCTCAAGTATTGGTGACTGGCTCAGTATTGTGGCAATCATAACACTTGTCGGGTTGAAGTGGAACGCCTCACCAATACAGGTTTCGGCTGTTATTCTTTGTTTGGCCGTTCCAATGGCTCTGCTCGGACCGGTTGCCGGAATTGTTGCAGATCGTTTCAGTCGGAAAACAATTATGATTATTTCTGATGTCGTTCGGGCAGGATTGATTCTTGTCCTTACCATCGCAAGTTCGCTCTGGATGGTTTATGCTACCCTGTTTACGATCGGAATATTTTCGGCTGTGTTCATTCCGGCTAAAAATGGTAAGTTGAAAGAAGTGGTCGGGGAAAATGATATGAAAGGTGCCATGTCGATCACCTCGATGATTGATTCCACAACAAAAATTCTCGGTCCGCTTATCAGCGGGGTTCTTGTTGCGGCTTTCGGTTCCCAGCAGGTATTTATAATTGATTCAGCTACATTTGTTGTTTCAGCCGTTCTGCTGCTTTTTTTACCCAATGCAGTAAATATTGAGCATACGGAGGAATCTGAACAGACACAGGAGTCATTCAAACAAGAGTTTGCCATGGGGCTTTCGTTCATTAAATCAAGTCGCTTTATGATAGTCGGGTTACTGATGATGGGGGTTAGTCTCCTGATCCTTCAATCAGCCGACACGCAGCTCATCGTCTTAATTAGGGAGTTAACCAATCCATCGCCCGATTTGTTCGGATATCTCGTTACAGGATCCGGGGCTGGCATGTTCCTTGCTGGCGTTATGCTGGCTAAAAAGACCGATTACCGGGCATATCCGCTTATGCTGATGGGTGTTTGTGGGATTGGACTGAGCTTTGGCATTATGGGAGCACTGACCTATTACGATCTTAGCTATTCGATTATCTGGGCACCGGCGCTCGGATTTACTGCCGGGTTTTCAGCCAGTTTGATTTTCGTGCCATTTCAGGCGACTGTTCAAGTCGATACACCTGTTAACATGACTGGCCGCGTATTTGGCGTAATCAACAGCGTTATGACAACTGCAACGATTATCGGACCGCTGCTTGGCGGCTGGATGGCGACCGTTCTTGGGGTTATCCCCACATTTATAATCACAGCTGGCATGCTGGTTCTTGTGTCATTGATTGGATATTTTACAAGGCGGAAAGTAGATCGGGGGAATTCACATGGCTCCACGCATGAGCGAAGAACATCTGCAGCAACGACGGGCTGA
- a CDS encoding glucose 1-dehydrogenase, with amino-acid sequence MGRIDDKVAIVTGGARGMGESHVRTFVREGAKVVLTDLNEESGKALADELGENVAFVKQDVTKAADWENVVSETEKIFGPVNILVNNAGISMNKSLFDMTEEDYRKIVDINQISVFHGMKTVVPSMQKSGSGSIVNISSMNGLVAGAIGYTDTKFAVRGMTKAAAVQLGGLGIRVNSVHPGVIETPMVTEGDAVDEIKEFAKQIPVKRMAQSEEVSNLVLYLASDESSYSTGSEFVIDGGLTAM; translated from the coding sequence ATGGGCAGAATTGATGATAAAGTTGCGATTGTAACAGGTGGTGCACGGGGCATGGGAGAATCTCACGTGCGCACATTTGTACGGGAAGGAGCTAAAGTCGTTCTAACCGATTTGAATGAAGAAAGCGGCAAAGCACTGGCTGATGAATTAGGTGAAAACGTGGCATTTGTGAAACAGGATGTAACGAAGGCTGCAGACTGGGAAAATGTTGTGTCCGAGACGGAGAAGATTTTTGGACCAGTTAATATATTGGTTAACAATGCCGGAATTAGTATGAATAAAAGTCTATTTGATATGACCGAGGAAGATTACCGCAAAATTGTGGATATCAATCAAATTTCCGTATTCCATGGCATGAAGACTGTGGTGCCTTCGATGCAAAAATCCGGAAGCGGTTCAATTGTCAATATTTCATCGATGAACGGCCTGGTTGCAGGGGCGATTGGCTATACTGACACGAAATTTGCTGTACGGGGAATGACAAAAGCAGCTGCTGTTCAATTGGGAGGGCTTGGAATCCGTGTTAATTCTGTTCATCCGGGGGTCATCGAAACACCAATGGTGACAGAAGGTGATGCTGTTGATGAAATAAAAGAATTCGCTAAACAAATCCCGGTTAAACGAATGGCGCAATCTGAAGAAGTTTCCAATCTTGTATTATATCTTGCATCGGATGAATCGAGTTACTCAACCGGGTCCGAATTTGTAATTGATGGCGGATTAACGGCGATGTAA